The proteins below come from a single Aegilops tauschii subsp. strangulata cultivar AL8/78 chromosome 6, Aet v6.0, whole genome shotgun sequence genomic window:
- the LOC109778624 gene encoding 3-isopropylmalate dehydratase large subunit, chloroplastic, with translation MASISAAAKATSAAFAHKKELAAAAPQQQRLSAGASSRRARAGRVRAVATPTRAPRSPASTGSVKSPMTTTEKILARASERASLEPGENVWVDVDVLMTHDVCGPGTIGIFKQEFGEDAKVWDREKVVIIPDHYIFTSDERANRNVDILRDFCEEQKIKYFYDIKDLSDFRANPDYKGVCHIALAQEGHCRPGEVLLGTDSHTCNAGAFGQFATGIGNTDAGFVMGTGKALLKVPPTIRFVLDGEMPPYLLAKDLILQIIGEISVSGATYRSMEFVGSTIESLTMEERMTLCNMVIEAGGKNGVVPADETTFKYLEGKTSVEYEPVYSDAQARFYSDYRFDVSKLEPVVAKPHSPDNRALARECKDVKIDRVYIGSCTGGKTEDFIAAAKVFLASGKKVKVPTFLVPATQKVWMDVYSLPVPGSGGKTCSQIFEEAGCDTPASPNCGACLGGPRDTYARMNEPTVCVSTTNRNFPGRMGHKEGQIYLASPFTAAASALTGYVTDPRDFLS, from the exons ATGGCCtccatctccgccgccgccaaGGCCACCTCCGCCGCCTTCGCGCACAAG AAGGAGCTCGCCGCGGCGGCGCCGCAGCAGCAGCGCTTGAGCGCGGGCGCCAGTAGCCGGCGCGCGCGGGCCGGGCGCGTACGCGCGGTCGCGACGCCGACCCGCGCGCCGCGCTCCCCCGCGTCCACCGGCTCGGTGAAGAGCCCGATGACGACGACGGAGAAGATCCTGGCGCGGGCGTCGGAGCGCGCGAGCCTGGAGCCCGGGGAGAACGTGTGGGTGGACGTGGACGTGCTCATGACGCACGACGTCTGCGGCCCCGGCACCATCGGAATCTTCAAGCAGGAGTTCGGGGAGGACGCCAAGGTGTGGGACCGCGAGAAGgtcgtcatcatccccgaccacTACATCTTCACCAGCGACGAGCGGGCCAACCGGAACGTCGACATCCTCAGGGACTTCTGCGAGGAGCAGAAGATCAAGTACTTTTACGACATCAAGGACCTCAGCGACTTCAGA GCAAATCCGGACTACAAAGGTGTTTGCCACATTGCGCTCGCCCAAGAAGGTCACTGCCGACCAGGCGAG GTTCTCCTTGGTACTGATTCTCATACCTGCAATGCTGGAGCCTTTGGTCAGTTTGCAACTGGGATTGGAAACACTGATGCAGGTTTTGTGATGGGAACTGGAAAGGCTCTTCTCAAG GTGCCCCCAACCATCAGGTTTGTATTAGATGGAGAAATGCCACCTTATTTACTCGCTAAGGATCTGATTTTACAA ATTATTGGCGAGATATCTGTATCTGGTGCAACATACAGATCGATGGAGTTTGTTGGATCAACAATAGAAAGTCTAACT ATGGAAGAAAGAATGACACTGTGCAACATGGTTATCGAAGCTGGTGGAAAGAATGGTGTTGTGCCTGCTGATGAAACTACATTTAAGTACCTTGAG GGTAAGACATCGGTTGAATATGAGCCTGTCTATAGTGATGCTCAGGCCAG ATTTTACAGTGACTACCGGTTTGATGTATCTAAATTAGAGCCAGTAGTTGCAAAG CCACATTCCCCTGACAACCGTGCTCTAGCAAGAGAATGCAAGGATGTCAAGATTGACCGAGTCTATATTGGTTCTTGCACTGGTGGTAAGACCGAGGACTTTATTGCTGCTGCAAAGGTGTTCTTAGCTTCG GGCAAGAAGGTTAAGGTTCCCACTTTTCTCGTCCCTGCGACACAAAAG GTGTGGATGGATGTGTATAGCCTCCCTGTACCAGGATCTGGTGGCAAAACATGTTCCCAGATTTTTGAAGAGGCTGGTTGTGATACACCAGCTAGTCCTAATTGTGGTGCTTGTTTGGGTGGTCCTCGTGATACATATGCGCGGATGAATGAACCTACG GTCTGTGTATCAACGACGAACAGGAACTTCCCTGGCAGGATGGGCCACAAGGAAGGGCAGATCTACCTGGCTTCACCCTTCACCGCGGCGGCCTCGGCGTTGACGGGTTATGTCACGGACCCCAGGGACTTCCTGTCATAG